In Synechococcus sp. KORDI-52, one genomic interval encodes:
- a CDS encoding cytochrome c biogenesis CcdA family protein gives MDLLLLSDLAQSSEQLLKRALEDPGPLTLALVFVGGALTSLGPCSLSLLPVTLAYLAGFDDGQQPWQRSLAFSSGIVGALVVLGSISGLLGRIYGQVPALIPTLVAILAVTMGLNLLGVLRIPLPSGPDPERWRQKVPTPLAPVAAGLAFGLAASPCTTPVLAVLLGWIAQSGRPLVGVALLSSFGIGQVLPLLLAGTFAATIPKLLALRGISRWVPPASGLVLLTTGLLTLLARWS, from the coding sequence GTGGACCTGCTGCTGCTCTCCGATTTGGCCCAGAGCAGCGAGCAGCTGCTGAAACGCGCCTTGGAGGATCCTGGCCCCCTGACCCTGGCGCTGGTGTTCGTTGGCGGTGCCCTCACCAGCCTGGGGCCCTGTTCGCTGTCGTTGTTGCCGGTGACCCTGGCCTATCTCGCAGGCTTTGACGATGGCCAACAGCCCTGGCAGCGCAGCCTGGCCTTCTCAAGCGGGATCGTCGGTGCCCTGGTGGTGCTGGGGAGCATCAGCGGTCTGCTGGGCCGGATCTACGGCCAGGTGCCGGCACTGATCCCCACATTGGTGGCCATCCTGGCTGTGACGATGGGTCTCAACTTGCTGGGAGTGCTGCGCATTCCGCTCCCCAGCGGTCCAGATCCAGAACGATGGCGCCAGAAGGTGCCGACCCCACTGGCGCCGGTCGCGGCTGGACTGGCGTTTGGGCTGGCGGCCTCACCTTGCACCACACCGGTGTTGGCAGTACTGCTGGGCTGGATTGCCCAGAGCGGTCGTCCCCTGGTGGGAGTGGCCCTGCTCAGCAGCTTCGGCATTGGCCAGGTGCTGCCCCTGCTGCTCGCAGGCACCTTTGCAGCAACCATTCCGAAATTGTTGGCCCTACGGGGCATCAGCCGCTGGGTTCCGCCAGCCAGTGGTCTGGTGCTACTCACCACTGGGTTGCTTACCCTTCTGGCCCGCTGGAGTTGA
- a CDS encoding FtsW/RodA/SpoVE family cell cycle protein — protein sequence MGHTDSPCSAQVNATAHKSISTRGQKSGSRNKARFQRLLPLPWQLWPSEARLLIGLAGFWSVAGLVVLASASWWVALREMGDGGFYLKRQALWLIVSWSLLGITISTNMRQWLRWSGPGLWMGCLLIAATLVMGTTVNGASRWLVLGPLQVQPSELVKPFVVLQAANLFAPWGRMSLDQKLLWLGSFGGLLLLILKQPNLSTAALIGLTLWMVAMGAGLRWRSLLGTALAGSLLGTASILINEYQRLRVVSFLDPWNDPMGDGYQLVQSLLAIGSGGWMGQGYGLSTQKLQYLPIQSTDFIYAVFAEEFGFVGSILLLLFLMLVAWVGLRVALRCRSNQARLVAIGCTTILVGQSILNIAVASGAMPTTGLPLPLISYGGNSLMSSLVIMGLLIRCSLESTGLIGGRPNRRQRSLRQR from the coding sequence ATGGGTCATACCGATTCCCCTTGTTCAGCCCAGGTGAACGCCACAGCGCACAAGTCCATCTCCACCAGGGGTCAGAAGAGCGGGAGTCGCAACAAAGCACGGTTTCAGCGACTGCTGCCGCTTCCCTGGCAGCTCTGGCCGTCGGAAGCTCGCTTGCTGATTGGACTTGCCGGCTTCTGGAGTGTGGCAGGCCTGGTCGTGCTGGCATCCGCAAGCTGGTGGGTGGCCCTGCGGGAAATGGGCGACGGTGGCTTTTATCTGAAACGACAGGCGCTCTGGCTGATCGTCAGCTGGAGCCTGCTCGGCATCACGATCTCCACCAACATGCGGCAGTGGCTGCGCTGGTCAGGCCCAGGGTTGTGGATGGGCTGCCTGCTGATCGCCGCCACCCTGGTGATGGGCACCACCGTCAATGGCGCCAGCCGCTGGCTGGTGCTGGGCCCGCTGCAAGTGCAGCCGTCGGAACTGGTGAAACCTTTTGTGGTGTTGCAGGCTGCCAACCTGTTCGCACCCTGGGGTCGGATGAGCCTGGACCAGAAGTTGCTCTGGCTCGGCAGCTTCGGCGGATTGTTGTTGCTGATCCTCAAGCAACCCAATCTTTCCACCGCCGCCCTGATAGGACTCACGCTCTGGATGGTGGCCATGGGGGCAGGCTTGCGCTGGCGCAGCCTGCTGGGCACCGCCTTGGCCGGTTCGCTTCTGGGCACCGCCAGCATCCTGATCAACGAGTATCAACGCTTAAGGGTGGTGTCGTTTCTGGATCCCTGGAACGATCCCATGGGTGATGGCTATCAACTCGTGCAGAGCCTTTTGGCGATTGGATCCGGCGGATGGATGGGGCAGGGCTACGGTCTCTCCACCCAAAAGCTTCAATACCTGCCGATCCAGAGCACCGATTTCATCTATGCGGTGTTCGCAGAAGAATTCGGCTTTGTGGGCTCAATACTCCTCTTGCTCTTTCTGATGCTGGTGGCCTGGGTCGGGCTGCGGGTGGCTCTGCGCTGTCGCAGCAATCAGGCACGGCTAGTGGCCATCGGTTGCACCACGATCCTGGTGGGCCAGTCGATCCTGAACATCGCCGTGGCTTCCGGAGCCATGCCCACCACAGGTCTGCCGCTGCCCTTGATCAGTTATGGCGGCAACTCGCTGATGTCGAGCCTGGTGATCATGGGGCTGTTGATCCGCTGCTCGCTGGAATCCACCGGCTTGATCGGGGGACGCCCGAACAGGCGACAACGGTCGTTGCGCCAACGCTGA
- a CDS encoding TlyA family RNA methyltransferase has protein sequence MASKQRLDLELLTRGLVSSRQQAQQLIRAGKVRDGAGMLLDKPGTEVTPDRELQVEQPPRFVSRGGEKLLAGLKAFPVRVEGRVCLDGGISTGGFTDCLLQHGATRVYGVDVGYGQTAWSLRTDDRVVLRERTNLRHLQPDQLYGENDHWPTLAVTDVSFISLRLILPALRRLLRGSDTDALVLVKPQFEVGKSRVGKGGVVRDPAAHRDAIESVIAAARESGWQPKGLVASPITGPAGNHEYVLWLGEGNAAVLPDLDALVAQTLQS, from the coding sequence ATGGCGTCCAAACAGCGTCTTGATCTGGAACTCCTGACCCGTGGCTTGGTCAGTTCACGGCAACAGGCACAGCAGCTCATCCGTGCAGGCAAAGTGCGCGACGGCGCTGGCATGTTGCTGGACAAGCCCGGAACGGAAGTTACGCCCGATCGGGAACTGCAGGTGGAACAGCCCCCCCGCTTCGTCTCTCGGGGTGGCGAAAAACTGTTGGCCGGCTTGAAGGCTTTTCCTGTGAGGGTGGAGGGTCGCGTCTGCCTGGATGGCGGCATCTCCACGGGGGGGTTCACCGACTGCCTGCTGCAGCACGGTGCCACACGTGTTTATGGCGTTGATGTGGGCTATGGCCAGACAGCCTGGAGCCTGCGTACTGACGACCGGGTGGTGCTGCGGGAACGCACCAACCTGCGGCATCTCCAGCCTGATCAGTTGTATGGCGAGAACGATCACTGGCCCACCCTGGCGGTCACTGATGTGTCGTTCATTTCCCTGCGGTTAATCCTTCCGGCGTTGCGCCGGTTGTTGCGGGGCTCCGACACCGATGCGCTGGTGCTGGTGAAGCCGCAGTTTGAGGTGGGCAAAAGCCGCGTTGGCAAGGGGGGCGTGGTCCGTGATCCAGCAGCCCACCGAGATGCCATTGAATCAGTCATTGCAGCGGCGAGAGAGTCGGGTTGGCAGCCCAAGGGCCTGGTGGCTTCCCCGATCACTGGACCTGCCGGCAACCACGAGTACGTGCTCTGGTTGGGGGAGGGAAATGCCGCTGTTTTGCCGGATCTCGATGCTTTGGTGGCGCAAACCCTCCAGAGTTGA
- a CDS encoding phycobilisome linker polypeptide: protein MRLFKVTACIPSPEKVRTQRELQNTFFTKWVPYDSWFAEQQRIQKQGGRIIKVELCTGGRQVNVGN, encoded by the coding sequence ATGCGGTTGTTCAAAGTCACCGCTTGCATCCCCAGCCCTGAAAAGGTTCGGACGCAACGCGAATTGCAGAACACCTTCTTCACCAAGTGGGTGCCCTACGACAGCTGGTTCGCTGAACAACAGCGCATCCAAAAGCAGGGTGGCCGCATTATCAAGGTGGAGCTCTGCACCGGGGGTCGGCAGGTCAACGTCGGCAACTGA
- the apcB gene encoding allophycocyanin subunit beta yields MQDAITNVINKSDVQGLYLDTASMGSLESYFASGELRVRAAATISANASAIIRDAVAKALLYSDITRPGGNMYTTRRYAACIRDLDYYLRYSTYAMLAGDTSILDERVLNGLKETYNSLGVPIGATVQAIQAMKEVTAGLVGPDAGKEMGVYFDYICSGLGN; encoded by the coding sequence ATGCAAGACGCCATCACCAACGTCATCAACAAGTCGGACGTCCAGGGTCTCTACCTGGACACGGCATCGATGGGCAGCCTCGAGTCGTATTTCGCCAGCGGTGAACTGCGCGTGCGCGCTGCCGCCACCATCAGCGCCAATGCTTCGGCCATCATTCGCGATGCTGTGGCCAAGGCTCTGCTGTACTCGGACATCACCCGTCCCGGCGGCAACATGTACACCACCCGCCGCTACGCAGCCTGCATCCGCGACTTGGACTACTACCTGCGGTATTCCACCTACGCAATGCTGGCTGGCGATACCTCGATCCTCGACGAGCGTGTTCTGAACGGCCTTAAGGAGACCTACAACTCACTGGGTGTTCCCATCGGCGCCACCGTTCAGGCCATCCAGGCCATGAAGGAAGTGACAGCCGGACTCGTCGGCCCTGATGCCGGCAAGGAAATGGGTGTCTACTTCGACTACATCTGCTCCGGTCTCGGCAACTGA
- a CDS encoding allophycocyanin subunit alpha codes for MSIVSNSIINADAEARYLSPGELDQIKAFVTGGQRRLRVAQVLCESRERIVKQAGGQLFQKRPDVISPGGNAYGEEMTATCLRDMDYYLRLVTYGIVAGDVTPIEEIGVIGAKELYRSLGTPLEALAESVREMKIVAMGLLTGADAEEAGTYFDYVVGALA; via the coding sequence ATGAGCATCGTCTCCAACTCGATCATCAACGCGGACGCCGAAGCCCGCTACCTCAGCCCTGGCGAACTCGACCAGATCAAAGCCTTCGTCACCGGCGGTCAACGCCGTCTGCGCGTGGCCCAGGTCCTGTGCGAGAGCCGCGAGCGCATCGTCAAGCAGGCTGGTGGTCAGCTGTTCCAGAAGCGTCCCGATGTCATCTCCCCCGGCGGCAATGCCTACGGCGAAGAGATGACTGCCACATGTCTGCGCGACATGGATTACTACCTCCGTCTCGTCACCTACGGCATCGTTGCCGGTGACGTCACTCCGATCGAAGAGATCGGTGTGATTGGCGCGAAAGAGCTCTACCGCTCCCTGGGTACTCCCCTGGAAGCATTGGCTGAATCCGTGCGCGAAATGAAGATCGTCGCCATGGGCCTCCTCACAGGAGCCGACGCAGAGGAAGCCGGCACCTACTTCGACTATGTGGTTGGCGCCCTCGCCTGA